Proteins from one Lachnospiraceae bacterium KGMB03038 genomic window:
- a CDS encoding sigma-70 family RNA polymerase sigma factor, whose amino-acid sequence MKCDADIFARMYEAVYQDLYRFALCLLKDRHEAEDAVGEAVLAAYENIRKLRDEKAFKSWIFTILANVCRKKLRKRGLEISLDQEDTFFNVPTAQEDHGLSVDVKRAFLILSEEEQMIVALSVFGGYTSREIGKTLKLNENTVRSKRSRALEKMECVLE is encoded by the coding sequence ATGAAGTGCGATGCGGATATATTTGCGCGGATGTATGAGGCAGTCTATCAAGATCTGTACCGATTTGCGCTCTGTCTGCTGAAGGACCGGCATGAGGCGGAAGACGCGGTGGGTGAGGCTGTGCTGGCGGCCTATGAGAATATCCGTAAGCTGAGAGATGAGAAAGCCTTTAAAAGCTGGATCTTCACGATCCTGGCAAATGTGTGCAGGAAAAAGCTAAGGAAACGCGGATTGGAGATCAGCCTGGACCAGGAGGATACCTTTTTTAACGTTCCAACGGCCCAGGAAGATCACGGGCTGTCAGTGGATGTGAAAAGGGCGTTTCTCATCCTGTCTGAGGAAGAGCAGATGATCGTGGCCTTATCGGTATTCGGCGGTTACACCAGTCGGGAGATCGGCAAAACGCTGAAGCTCAATGAGAATACCGTCCGATCCAAGAGAAGCCGTGCGCTGGAAAAGATGGAGTGCGTGTTGGAGTAG
- a CDS encoding biotin transporter BioY: MRKTAVFSAKKLSLIGLAAAATCILGPLSIPIPVSPVPITLTNLVILLNIYILGYHEALTSLFVYLALGIAGLPVFSGFSGGLGKLAGPTGGYLIGFIFLVLIAGFFIDRFPSSSLFAALGIILGMTATYGFGTLWLAAQMDLSLPEALSIGVLPYLAGDAMKILLATLTGPRLQKRLAQFQ; encoded by the coding sequence ATGCGTAAAACTGCCGTTTTTTCTGCCAAAAAACTTTCTCTGATCGGACTTGCCGCCGCCGCGACCTGCATCTTGGGACCGCTTTCCATACCGATTCCTGTCAGCCCTGTTCCGATTACCTTGACCAATCTTGTCATATTGCTTAACATTTATATCCTTGGATATCACGAAGCCCTTACCAGCCTGTTCGTCTACCTGGCGCTTGGAATCGCAGGGCTGCCTGTCTTTTCCGGCTTCTCAGGCGGTTTAGGGAAGCTGGCCGGACCTACGGGCGGGTACCTGATCGGCTTTATCTTCCTTGTCCTGATCGCCGGCTTTTTCATTGATCGTTTTCCTTCCTCTTCGCTTTTTGCAGCTCTTGGTATCATCCTTGGCATGACTGCTACTTATGGATTCGGAACTCTCTGGCTTGCCGCGCAAATGGATCTTTCCCTCCCGGAAGCGCTTTCTATCGGCGTCCTGCCTTATCTAGCCGGAGATGCGATGAAGATCCTCCTTGCGACCCTGACTGGGCCAAGGCTTCAAAAACGTCTGGCCCAGTTCCAATAA
- a CDS encoding tyrosine-type recombinase/integrase, which produces MSNVKRKDSKGRNLRLGESQRKDGRYVYKYTDIYGKPQFKYAWKLVPTDKTPAGKHEDLSLREKEKQIKKDLADGINTIGGKMTVCQLYAKKNSQRKNVKRNTEKGRQYLMKILENDPLGARSIDTVKLSDGKEWAMRMYENGFSYKTISNYKRSLKASFYMAIEDDCIRKNPFSFKLSDVLEDNSEPKVILTPEQEEKMLAFMEQDKTYSKYYDEVVILLETGLRISEFCGLTVHIDMANRIINVDHQLLKDTEIGYYIETPKTKKGERQLPMTERAYQAFKRVLQNRGKAEPIVINGYSNFLFLNQKGFPKVAGNYESMLRGLVKKYNKTHKDQLPNITPHSFRHTYCTNMANKGMNPNTLQYIMGHSNITMTLGYYAHGTFNSAKAEIERLALAS; this is translated from the coding sequence ATGTCTAATGTAAAGAGAAAAGACAGCAAGGGACGCAATTTACGACTTGGAGAGAGCCAGAGAAAAGACGGAAGATACGTTTACAAATATACCGATATATACGGGAAACCACAGTTTAAGTATGCTTGGAAACTTGTTCCGACAGACAAGACACCCGCTGGGAAACATGAAGATTTGTCGTTGAGAGAAAAAGAAAAGCAGATTAAGAAAGACCTTGCCGACGGTATCAATACCATAGGCGGGAAAATGACAGTCTGCCAGCTCTACGCAAAGAAGAACAGCCAGAGAAAGAATGTGAAACGCAACACAGAAAAAGGTCGCCAGTATCTTATGAAAATTCTGGAAAACGACCCTCTGGGTGCAAGGAGCATTGATACGGTGAAGCTATCGGACGGTAAGGAATGGGCTATGCGAATGTATGAGAATGGCTTTTCCTACAAGACGATTAGCAATTACAAGCGTTCACTGAAAGCGTCATTCTATATGGCGATTGAGGACGACTGTATCAGAAAAAATCCTTTCAGCTTCAAATTGAGTGATGTTCTGGAAGATAATTCAGAGCCTAAAGTTATTCTCACGCCAGAGCAGGAAGAAAAAATGCTTGCCTTTATGGAACAGGACAAGACGTACAGCAAGTATTATGATGAAGTGGTTATTCTTCTGGAAACGGGGCTTCGTATCTCTGAATTTTGCGGTCTGACAGTCCATATAGATATGGCAAACCGTATCATCAATGTAGACCACCAGCTATTGAAAGATACTGAAATCGGCTACTACATTGAAACACCTAAGACCAAAAAAGGAGAACGCCAGCTTCCAATGACAGAAAGAGCCTATCAAGCCTTTAAGCGAGTGTTACAGAACAGAGGAAAGGCAGAGCCTATCGTTATCAATGGTTACAGCAATTTCCTGTTCCTAAACCAAAAGGGCTTCCCTAAAGTGGCTGGCAACTACGAAAGTATGTTGCGTGGGCTTGTGAAGAAATACAACAAGACACATAAAGACCAGCTACCAAACATCACACCGCACTCATTCAGACATACCTACTGCACGAACATGGCAAACAAAGGAATGAACCCGAACACCCTGCAATACATCATGGGACATTCAAACATCACCATGACATTAGGGTACTACGCACACGGTACTTTCAATTCAGCAAAAGCAGAAATTGAAAGACTGGCTCTTGCTTCTTAA
- a CDS encoding excisionase, translating into MNNTDVPIWEKYTLTIEEASKYFRIGEKKLRKLAEENLDAGWVIVNGNRVQIKRKQFEKIIDTLDEI; encoded by the coding sequence ATGAACAATACTGATGTGCCTATCTGGGAGAAGTACACGCTGACGATTGAGGAAGCGTCAAAATACTTCCGTATCGGGGAAAAGAAATTGCGTAAGCTGGCAGAGGAAAATCTCGACGCTGGCTGGGTGATTGTCAACGGAAACCGTGTACAGATTAAGCGAAAACAGTTTGAAAAAATCATTGATACATTGGACGAAATCTAA
- a CDS encoding helix-turn-helix domain-containing protein — translation MKKGYKLPPYRLISSAVDGNEQSIERILAFYDPYISKCCLRPLYDEYGNVYIVVDMELKGRIREAIIKMILDFDIGTVPTEE, via the coding sequence ATGAAAAAAGGGTACAAACTTCCACCCTATCGACTTATTTCATCTGCTGTGGACGGAAATGAACAGTCTATTGAAAGAATACTGGCATTTTATGACCCGTACATATCAAAATGCTGTTTGCGTCCTCTATATGATGAATACGGTAATGTTTATATCGTAGTAGATATGGAGCTTAAAGGGCGTATCAGAGAAGCTATTATCAAAATGATTTTAGACTTCGATATCGGTACTGTTCCAACAGAAGAATAA
- a CDS encoding sigma-70 family RNA polymerase sigma factor: MKPSDFQKTIQCQFDCKLKRTVKGVIWNYKKELKRRKDKEIPFCELPEIVVEKLAVWDEYMSDYTVFEVCGVEIRVLDEELSEALKQLSERNRENLLMYYFLEMSDTEIAKAQKISRAGVFKNRYRALQNLKKTLTKERE, from the coding sequence ATGAAACCGTCTGACTTCCAAAAGACAATCCAGTGTCAGTTTGACTGTAAGCTCAAACGTACTGTTAAGGGCGTTATCTGGAATTATAAAAAGGAATTAAAACGTCGTAAAGATAAAGAAATTCCTTTCTGTGAACTTCCAGAAATCGTTGTTGAAAAGCTGGCTGTATGGGACGAGTACATGAGTGACTATACCGTGTTTGAAGTATGCGGCGTTGAAATCCGAGTGCTTGATGAAGAACTTTCAGAAGCGTTAAAGCAATTATCGGAACGCAACCGTGAAAATCTTCTGATGTACTACTTTCTGGAAATGAGCGATACAGAAATTGCAAAAGCACAGAAAATTTCCAGAGCAGGAGTTTTTAAAAACCGTTACAGAGCTTTACAAAATTTGAAGAAAACACTGACAAAGGAGCGTGAATAA
- a CDS encoding helix-turn-helix transcriptional regulator, translating to MRKKKDTHSFDFRPLGLAIREAREKAGLSRNDLGDKVFYGERHIADIENIGKHPSFQLFHDLVTMFHISVDEYFYPQEKAEKSTIRRQIDVSLDELTDEELKIIQGTIDGIMKYKGTGSK from the coding sequence ATGAGGAAAAAGAAAGACACGCACAGCTTTGATTTCCGTCCGTTAGGACTGGCAATCAGAGAAGCGAGAGAAAAAGCTGGGCTTTCCCGTAATGATTTAGGCGATAAGGTCTTTTACGGAGAACGTCATATCGCAGATATTGAGAATATAGGGAAACACCCCAGCTTCCAGTTATTTCATGATTTAGTGACAATGTTCCATATCTCTGTTGATGAATACTTCTATCCGCAGGAGAAAGCGGAAAAATCTACAATCCGCAGGCAGATAGACGTATCGCTTGATGAACTGACAGATGAAGAACTCAAAATCATTCAAGGAACAATCGACGGTATCATGAAATACAAGGGGACGGGAAGCAAATAG
- a CDS encoding ABC transporter permease produces MRFTIFTGRNFKEIVRDPMSILMCLGFPVLLIIALALMKESIGGMADVFEVQNFAPSMTILGMAFLSTFVGTLMSTDRNSSFLTRLFASPMKGIDYILGYSIPIIPLAILQAVCCFGVALFFGLELNINIFIAILTLIPVAILFISFGLFIGSVLSTNNAVNGFGTILVNATVFLSGAVLSLDMIGGTFKTVCDLLPFSHAVNAVNYAINGNFSDIPLQLVWVLGYALVLIIPSVIIFKRRMKG; encoded by the coding sequence ATGAGATTTACTATTTTTACAGGACGTAATTTTAAAGAAATTGTGCGAGATCCCATGAGTATTCTCATGTGTCTCGGATTTCCTGTTTTGCTGATTATTGCGTTAGCTTTGATGAAAGAAAGTATCGGTGGAATGGCTGATGTATTTGAAGTCCAAAATTTTGCACCGAGTATGACGATTTTAGGAATGGCGTTTCTAAGTACCTTTGTAGGTACGTTGATGTCCACCGATAGGAATAGTTCTTTCCTAACCCGATTATTTGCGTCACCTATGAAGGGAATTGATTACATCTTAGGATATTCTATACCTATAATTCCGCTTGCAATTTTACAGGCTGTTTGCTGTTTTGGTGTAGCTCTGTTCTTCGGATTAGAATTAAATATAAATATTTTTATAGCTATTTTGACCTTAATTCCAGTGGCGATATTATTTATCAGTTTTGGCTTATTTATTGGTAGTGTACTTTCAACAAATAATGCGGTCAATGGATTTGGAACAATCTTAGTGAATGCAACAGTGTTTTTAAGTGGTGCTGTCTTATCATTGGATATGATTGGTGGTACATTCAAAACGGTCTGCGATTTACTACCATTCAGTCATGCAGTAAATGCGGTAAATTATGCAATAAACGGTAATTTTTCAGATATACCATTACAGCTTGTATGGGTTTTAGGATACGCTCTGGTACTTATCATTCCGTCTGTTATTATCTTTAAACGCAGAATGAAAGGCTAA
- a CDS encoding ABC transporter ATP-binding protein: MNAIEIRDLTKRYGNLTAVNSLSLNIKQGEFFAMLGSNGAGKTTTIKMLSCLTEPTSGDALMLGNSLRKQADKVKDIINLSPQETAVAPKLTVKENLMMIARLHGSSKQEAREKADKIMETFELTDRKNDRAKQLSGGWQRKLSIAMALISNPKILFLDEPTIGLDVRARRELWGTMEKLKGKLTLILTTHYLEEAEELADRICIMDKGVVQVLGTADEIIKVSGARNFEEAFLMYTERGTEL, translated from the coding sequence ATGAATGCAATAGAAATTAGAGATTTAACAAAGCGATATGGAAATTTAACAGCAGTTAATTCTCTTTCGCTTAATATCAAACAAGGAGAATTTTTCGCAATGCTTGGTTCAAATGGTGCAGGAAAAACAACAACTATTAAAATGTTGAGCTGTCTGACAGAGCCAACAAGTGGTGATGCCCTTATGTTAGGAAACAGTTTGAGAAAACAGGCAGATAAAGTAAAAGATATTATCAACCTTTCTCCACAGGAAACAGCCGTTGCACCAAAGCTGACAGTTAAAGAAAATCTGATGATGATTGCCCGCTTACATGGTAGTTCTAAACAGGAAGCAAGGGAAAAAGCCGACAAAATCATGGAAACTTTTGAACTAACTGACCGAAAAAATGACAGAGCAAAACAGTTATCGGGTGGCTGGCAGAGAAAATTAAGTATCGCAATGGCTTTGATAAGTAATCCTAAAATTCTTTTCCTTGATGAACCGACAATCGGGCTTGACGTAAGAGCAAGACGAGAATTATGGGGAACAATGGAAAAATTGAAAGGAAAATTAACTTTGATTTTAACAACACATTATCTTGAAGAAGCAGAGGAATTAGCTGACCGTATCTGTATTATGGATAAGGGTGTTGTGCAGGTTCTTGGTACGGCTGATGAAATTATCAAGGTATCTGGTGCTAGAAATTTTGAAGAAGCATTTTTGATGTATACAGAAAGGGGTACTGAATTATGA
- a CDS encoding AbrB/MazE/SpoVT family DNA-binding domain-containing protein, whose protein sequence is MLVIPKGGDIVNRDVTEHYSHNGRYLGTLKVGTKGQILIPKEVRDFFGIHIGELLVLLADKDKGIALQKMDGCNEAFQMAFQKEDKE, encoded by the coding sequence ATACTTGTTATACCAAAAGGAGGAGATATAGTGAATAGAGATGTTACAGAACACTATTCCCACAATGGACGATATTTAGGCACCTTAAAAGTGGGAACAAAAGGACAAATTCTTATTCCAAAAGAGGTAAGGGATTTCTTTGGTATTCATATCGGCGAGCTATTAGTGTTACTTGCTGATAAAGACAAAGGAATTGCCTTACAGAAAATGGACGGTTGTAACGAAGCGTTTCAAATGGCATTTCAAAAGGAGGACAAAGAATGA
- a CDS encoding AbrB/MazE/SpoVT family DNA-binding domain-containing protein, translated as MSDENKKTKNDKFVGSVKVGPKGQIVIPKEAREMLNISTGDTLVLLADAKQGIAVQKYEVYKDFFEQVFNSGQSPTKSE; from the coding sequence ATGTCTGATGAAAACAAAAAAACAAAGAATGATAAATTTGTCGGCTCTGTGAAAGTAGGTCCAAAGGGACAGATTGTTATACCCAAAGAAGCAAGAGAAATGCTAAATATCAGTACAGGTGATACTTTGGTCTTATTAGCAGACGCAAAACAAGGTATCGCTGTTCAAAAATATGAGGTTTACAAAGATTTTTTTGAACAAGTGTTTAACTCTGGGCAATCACCTACGAAGTCAGAATAA
- a CDS encoding conjugal transfer protein — MFKKKEKPIKEKKVRTMKVGTHKKSVIALWVVLIASVSFGVYKNFTAIDQHTTHEIETIQLRLNDTNGIENFVKNFCKSYYTWCNSKEAIEARTQAISAYLTQELQDLNVDTVRTDIPTSSTVTDVLIWDVEQFGENAFSVTYEVDQQIKEGDQTRNVSETYTVTVHVDADGDMVIIQNPTLAPAMEKSSYEPKAQEADNSVDADTVNDATAFLETFFKLYPTATDKELAYYVEGNALEPINGDYLFSELVNPVFTKDGDNVNVKVSVKFIDNQTKATQVSQYELTLHKDSNWKIIE; from the coding sequence ATGTTCAAGAAGAAAGAAAAACCGATAAAGGAAAAGAAAGTCCGCACTATGAAAGTGGGGACGCATAAGAAATCCGTCATTGCCCTCTGGGTGGTGCTTATCGCAAGCGTGAGCTTTGGTGTGTATAAGAACTTTACCGCTATCGACCAGCACACCACGCATGAGATAGAAACCATACAGCTCCGCTTGAATGACACCAACGGGATAGAAAATTTCGTGAAGAATTTCTGTAAATCCTACTACACATGGTGCAACAGCAAGGAAGCAATCGAAGCAAGGACACAGGCTATCAGTGCCTATCTGACACAGGAATTGCAGGATTTGAATGTTGATACGGTAAGGACGGATATACCGACCAGCTCCACGGTCACGGATGTACTTATCTGGGACGTGGAACAGTTTGGGGAGAACGCTTTTTCTGTTACCTACGAAGTAGATCAGCAGATAAAAGAGGGCGACCAGACAAGGAACGTATCAGAAACCTATACCGTGACCGTTCATGTGGACGCCGACGGGGATATGGTTATCATACAGAACCCTACCCTTGCCCCCGCTATGGAAAAATCCAGCTATGAACCAAAGGCACAGGAAGCAGACAACAGCGTGGACGCTGATACGGTAAATGACGCTACGGCGTTTCTGGAAACATTCTTTAAGCTGTACCCGACCGCAACGGATAAGGAGCTTGCCTACTATGTAGAGGGAAACGCTCTTGAACCGATAAACGGGGACTATCTCTTTTCCGAGCTAGTAAACCCAGTATTTACAAAGGACGGAGATAATGTGAATGTCAAGGTATCTGTGAAGTTCATTGATAACCAGACAAAGGCAACACAGGTATCACAGTATGAGTTGACGCTTCATAAGGATAGTAACTGGAAGATAATAGAGTAA
- a CDS encoding peptidase P60 gives MKLRHIALIGSLFPFLLAIVLFFGVLISAEDDDGGGGSSSWVTGMNLSAEVLKHQPMVEKYAKEYGISEYVPYLLAIIQVESGGTAEDVMQSSESMGLPPNSLDTESSIKQGCKYFASLLSSAENQGIEDINVVIQSYNYGGGYIGYVASNGKKHSFTLAENFARDKSGGKKVTYTNPIAVARNGGWRYAYGNMFYVEIVNQYLTITKFDNATVQKIMDEALKYQGWDYVYGGSNPNTSFDCSGLVQWCYGKAGISLPRTAQAQYDATQHIPLSQAQAGDLVFFHSTYNAGTYVTHVGIYVGNNQMYHAGDPIGYTDLTSSYWQQHLIGAGRIKQ, from the coding sequence ATGAAGCTAAGACATATCGCCCTTATCGGCAGTCTGTTTCCCTTTCTTCTTGCGATAGTGCTTTTCTTTGGTGTGCTTATCAGTGCCGAGGACGACGACGGGGGCGGTGGTTCTTCCTCATGGGTAACGGGCATGAACCTGTCCGCAGAGGTCTTGAAACATCAGCCTATGGTAGAGAAATACGCTAAAGAGTACGGCATATCCGAGTACGTCCCCTATCTGCTGGCAATCATACAGGTGGAAAGTGGCGGGACAGCCGAGGACGTTATGCAGAGTTCCGAGAGCATGGGCTTACCGCCTAATTCCCTTGATACGGAAAGTTCAATCAAGCAGGGGTGCAAATATTTTGCGTCCCTGCTTTCTTCAGCAGAAAATCAAGGCATAGAGGATATAAACGTGGTGATACAGTCCTATAACTATGGCGGTGGCTATATCGGCTATGTGGCTTCCAATGGGAAAAAGCACAGCTTCACGCTGGCAGAGAATTTCGCCCGTGACAAGTCTGGCGGGAAGAAAGTCACCTACACGAACCCTATTGCTGTCGCCCGCAACGGTGGCTGGCGATATGCCTACGGGAATATGTTCTATGTAGAGATAGTCAACCAATATTTAACGATTACAAAATTCGATAATGCGACCGTTCAAAAAATCATGGACGAAGCACTGAAATATCAAGGCTGGGACTATGTGTACGGCGGGAGCAATCCTAACACTTCTTTTGACTGTTCGGGACTGGTTCAATGGTGCTATGGAAAGGCTGGTATCAGTCTGCCGAGAACGGCACAGGCACAGTATGACGCTACCCAGCATATCCCGCTTTCACAGGCACAGGCTGGGGATTTGGTGTTCTTCCACAGTACCTACAATGCGGGAACGTATGTAACGCACGTCGGTATCTATGTAGGAAACAATCAGATGTACCACGCTGGCGACCCGATAGGCTACACCGACCTTACAAGCTCCTACTGGCAACAGCACCTTATCGGGGCTGGCAGAATTAAGCAATAG
- a CDS encoding YtxH domain-containing protein, with translation MIDRIKGLLTKKKLFRFFKIALIVIFTSVVFLSLFGTVAHATGLVDDTVNADNLYSQYPLENYQLDFYVDNSWGWLPWNWLDGIGKSVQYGLYCITNFIWTISLYLSNATGYVVQQAYKLDFINDMADSIGKSIQTLAGVTENGFGSTGFYVGFLLLIILIVGIYVAYTGLIKRETSKALHAVINFVVVFVLSASFIAYAPDYIKKINDFSSDISTASLNLGTKIMLPDSDSAGKDSVDLIRDSLFSIQVQQPWLLLQFGNSDIEEIGADRVEALVSASPSADDGATREDVVKTEIEDNDNDNLTIPQVINRLGMVFFLLIFNLGITIFVFLLTGMMIFSQILFIIFAMFLPISFLLSMIPSYENMAKQAIVRVFNTIMTRAGITLIVTVAFSISSMFYNISTDYPFFMIAFLQIVCFAGIYMKLGDLMSMFSLNAGDSQSMGRRIFRRPYMFMRHRARRMEHRIARAVGAGSVAGAVAGTVAGTTMNDGSGKSTRAGTGRKERRENTSFGSRAGSAIGAVLDTKNKVKDKATAVKENIKDMPTQTAYALHSAKEKAKENVSDFKRGIVQGQETRQSQRADKREQHRQNIADKRIELQKAQEAKQSGKATDGSATTGATRPHDRPVTASPASKTDTGKAQEIKRPVTTDKVHTEPTKAQPVKERPLASKSAEPVLQKHGTRLNGVELNQQTTRKERTIKKATLNMTGKKGHKK, from the coding sequence ATGATAGATAGGATAAAGGGGCTTCTGACAAAAAAGAAGCTCTTTCGCTTTTTCAAGATTGCTCTGATAGTCATTTTTACCTCTGTTGTGTTCCTCTCCCTGTTCGGGACGGTGGCTCATGCCACGGGGCTGGTTGATGATACGGTCAATGCGGACAACCTGTATTCACAGTACCCGCTGGAAAACTACCAGCTTGACTTCTATGTGGACAATAGCTGGGGCTGGCTTCCGTGGAACTGGCTGGACGGTATCGGGAAGTCCGTACAATACGGGCTTTACTGTATCACCAACTTTATCTGGACTATCAGCCTGTATCTAAGTAACGCCACAGGGTACGTCGTCCAGCAGGCATATAAGCTGGACTTCATCAACGACATGGCAGACAGTATCGGAAAGAGCATACAGACCCTAGCGGGCGTGACGGAAAACGGCTTTGGAAGTACGGGCTTCTATGTGGGCTTCCTGCTTCTCATTATCCTTATCGTGGGTATCTATGTAGCCTACACGGGACTGATAAAGCGAGAAACCAGCAAGGCATTACACGCCGTTATCAACTTCGTTGTGGTGTTCGTGCTGTCCGCTTCCTTTATCGCCTACGCTCCCGACTACATCAAAAAAATCAATGACTTTTCTTCGGACATTTCCACGGCTTCGCTGAATTTGGGGACAAAGATAATGCTTCCCGACAGCGACAGTGCGGGAAAAGACAGCGTGGACTTGATAAGGGACAGCCTGTTCTCCATACAGGTGCAACAGCCGTGGCTACTTTTGCAGTTCGGAAACAGCGATATAGAGGAAATCGGGGCTGACCGTGTGGAAGCTCTGGTATCGGCTAGTCCCTCTGCCGACGACGGGGCGACCCGTGAGGACGTGGTGAAAACGGAAATCGAGGATAACGACAACGACAATCTGACGATACCACAGGTCATCAACCGTCTGGGAATGGTGTTCTTCCTGCTTATCTTCAATCTGGGGATAACGATATTCGTATTCCTGCTTACGGGCATGATGATATTTTCCCAGATACTATTTATCATCTTCGCTATGTTCCTGCCGATTAGCTTCCTGCTCTCCATGATACCCAGCTATGAGAACATGGCAAAACAGGCAATCGTCCGAGTGTTCAATACGATTATGACAAGGGCTGGGATAACGCTCATTGTCACGGTGGCTTTCAGTATTTCCAGTATGTTCTACAATATCTCCACGGATTACCCGTTCTTTATGATTGCGTTCTTACAGATAGTGTGCTTTGCAGGTATCTACATGAAGCTGGGCGACCTTATGAGTATGTTCAGCTTAAACGCTGGGGACAGCCAGAGCATGGGACGCAGGATATTCCGTCGCCCGTACATGTTCATGCGACACAGGGCTAGGCGTATGGAACACCGTATCGCAAGGGCTGTCGGTGCTGGAAGCGTTGCTGGTGCGGTGGCTGGCACAGTAGCAGGAACAACCATGAATGACGGTTCTGGGAAATCTACTAGAGCTGGTACGGGCAGAAAAGAACGCCGAGAAAATACTTCTTTTGGAAGCCGAGCGGGTTCAGCCATAGGTGCGGTGCTTGATACAAAAAACAAGGTCAAGGACAAGGCAACGGCTGTCAAGGAGAATATCAAGGATATGCCGACACAGACCGCCTATGCCCTGCACTCCGCTAAGGAAAAGGCAAAGGAAAATGTGTCCGACTTCAAGCGTGGCATTGTGCAGGGACAGGAAACTAGACAGAGCCAGCGTGCCGATAAGCGTGAGCAACACAGACAGAATATCGCTGACAAGCGTATAGAACTTCAAAAGGCACAGGAAGCAAAGCAGTCTGGCAAAGCGACGGACGGATCAGCGACAACAGGAGCTACCCGTCCCCATGACAGACCTGTGACTGCTTCTCCTGCGTCAAAGACAGATACAGGAAAAGCACAGGAAATCAAGCGTCCTGTCACTACGGACAAGGTACATACCGAGCCGACGAAAGCACAACCTGTCAAGGAGCGTCCGCTTGCTTCAAAATCTGCTGAACCTGTATTGCAGAAACACGGAACAAGGCTCAATGGTGTAGAGCTGAACCAGCAGACCACCAGAAAAGAGCGAACCATCAAGAAAGCGACCCTAAACATGACAGGAAAGAAAGGACATAAGAAATGA